The genomic stretch ataagattgattaaattagatcgagagaattattgcaggcttgaaatgaggactatgatgtttggaggtatgaactattgatcacatgatttattaatttgatgtttaaaccttgattgtagactgttaaTGAATAattcgattgttgttattgaggttggaaagaaacaatggaaaagattttgaggtaagattttagtgtgaattgatgaatgattgcagaaattgagactttagactgtgaataagatttactcctagtagaaggagataaaatttcaatatgataaaagagagtaggctttgatgaaggattgaaaggaatattttaaatctgaatccctcaacttgaagattggacgataatattataggttttaatttcgaggacgaaattctaataaggagggaagattgtagtgccccagaattttcaaagctatttaaatagattattttgataatgatgttattttaatatccattgtagctaaagattttaattcttgggaaatttatgagagtggtaattagagaatggtaattggtgaaataataggatagtaaatggtaggtataaggatggtagaataagaaggtagaatagtatagggtaggtagaatagtatagggtaggtagaatagtatagggttggtgaaatagtatagggttggtgaaatagtaaaatgagggtataattgtaaattgaaggtagaatagtatagggttggtgaaatagtatagggttagTGAAATAGTATaaggttggtgaaatagtaaaatgagggtataattgtaaattgaaggtagaatagtgtttgattttctcctataaatagagctcttctccttcaatattttcaccactcatctcctctcccatctcttgcatatattcttccttcttccgctttttactcggtctttcttctttctaagagtgtttactcagaaaagagagagaaagggcgagaccaagcgctacaagaaagaaagaacacaagagaaaccgagagtgagatgagaaatttaagacagagagctgaagaggaagaaagagagtttaggcgagagagagagagagagagagagagaaagtcagtgaaaggattgttatgggtatggaccaactgcagcagaacgggtttcaagtaattacatttgatgatccattcatgtaatccactgtaagtattcttacttactgagtatgatattgatatccaataatacggatttttgtggttttataacttgtctagcattttgctatatatgattcaacaatgatttatattgtcggaaattaattgactcactacttcacagttttttgtagtgcttgcaggaatggaaaatcaaggtaacacaggggtaatagtgtacatgggccttattatgagaaaatgatactatattttcaacgaagatatgctaagatgatttacaaagattatttataatgatgcattatgatgatgatttataaaaatgatttacaacgatgatctattactagatgtaatagtatgtatatgttacgggagatgcaaccgtacatacagatattagtatggctagaattatatttatttgtgaaaacgattttcaaaactgagaacaaggagtaaaactatttatggttgtggattttacttgctgggccccctttgggctcattcaggtttatttcttgttttcaggtagaaaggatgctggaataggaggccggaatggggtgggaataattattaattttcaaagtcttttcatataagttattgtaatgatatgatattccgcaactaaaatctaatgttttctaattccgcttgtaataaaattctcttgaaaaaaatgttttacgcatttattgtatcttttaaaatcaagtactctgatagaccttatagatctttgcaagaatttttgttgaaaaagaagaaaagtggcaaactcagtcttaacggactggggatgttacagttGCTCTTTAAGAGATGGAGATCGTTTTGCAGAGTCTCCTTGAGAGACGTGGGTGCTAGAAGGGTGGAGTTTTTGTGGGCAATTTACacgataattttaatcccacaggaaaggattagctaagccacttgttttttagtggcttagccaATCCTGTGTGTATAGGATTAGTAATCCCATGGGAATAGATTATTctcaggaatagagtgttaccaaacaaaggactagctatacctagtgttagctagtccaatccaagggtctaatccgcgaaccaaacggggcctacATCATCTACAACAcaccattattattatatatgtacgTTTGTGCACGCACGAAGAAGACCTTCCATTAATTACAAATTGTTACATGGattcaaatatttattgacTTATTATGTAGTAAAAGCAAGAGGaaaaaggctttttttttttttcttttttttttctttttctttttttccttgaaatcctTGAATTTCACGAAAAGCATAGGACATTTAAAGGAGCTCTCTTTTattaaaatggttaaatttcatATGAAGTTAATTAAGTTGAATTCAGTcatctaattaatattctaacaaaagtTAGTTTAAGGAACTatgaccaaaataatttttatgcatttatattgtcaatagagaaagaaagatagTTATTCAATTATTCGTAATTTTAGGGGAAGTGAATCATGGttttaattatcatttaaaataattatgacaaaggaaaaaaatgaagctCCTTAGGAAATTAAAGAAAGTTTAGGCACCAGCATACCGAATTCGAGAATTTTAACTGGATCACTTTGGCGTTTTTCCACACTTTGACTAATGTTCAAACGAATTTCCTTGATGGCACGAGCTGGTTGAATGTATATACCTTCAAGCCAAAAAGGTCAATAAATCTCAAGTAAGAAGTTGGTACTAAAGTTCATACGTGTCTTGCATGaacaatttaatttctttagaGCAACACaaaagattaaataaataactaatagACCTCTTAAATTTGGCTTTGCCctattgtctatatatatactgcCTCTCAAGGCAGAGTATCTCGTCTACTCAGTGCTTTGATGAGGCTAATTAATCCCAATAAATTAAGTTTAatgaaaagcaaagaaaaaagagattgTACTAACACTTCTATATCCATCGTTTCCAAAACACCAGCCGATTTTCACTCGGGAATGCAAAAGGCCTAGTAATCAATGCATACAAAGGGCTGCAATCGTTTTCATCCGTAGCATGAGCCAAACTTGGAAAATGCTCAATTAAATCCAAAGCAATATCTGTGgtgtagaaaaaaagaaaaagaaaaaaagtgaagtatatatattgagaaaattttgaaatatcatCCGAAATAGTGGGCTAACAGATAATTAGACCAAGAGTTGTTACCTAAAGTTTGGTTGTATATAGCCTCTCGACAAAGTCTAGCACCGTCTGTGCCTTTTTCTGGGTTTAGATCTTCCTTTGGAGTGCGAGAATAGAGATAGCGAGCCAATTTTTTACTCCAATAAAGAGCCTTAACAACTGGAAGTACATCTGAAGAATTTTTAATGCTGACCAAGCTCACGTTCTTTCTAAGCATGCACTCTGCCATTCGGtagtttttcttataaattgtcTTAAATAAAGCTGTGTCCCCATATTCATCTTTTACAGCCAATTCTTGTTCCGACATTTTCACCACTAACTTCTCCACTATAGACTCATGCCCAGCATCAACAACAACATGAAGAGCCGTCTTgccattttttgtgattttcaaACCCGCAGAATCGGGATGACGCATAAGGAAATCCTCTACATCGTTCCAAACACCACTTTCCACAACCTTTTTGAAGTCCTTTTTGAAGGCCTCATGGTCAATATTAATATGCTTCCAGTTTTGCGCAACCTTTAGGAATGCCTCACGGTCAACATTAGTTCGGTTCCATTCTGAGATTAATATGTAAAAGGTGATTAATTAGAATTAGTACCAATAAGAAGCATGCTATTGCCATGTCAAGCCAACTGATCAGATGTCTGCCTACAACTTCTTTATAACAACATAGGAAACTTAATTGGAGGGAAGattcttattatattttatctCGACTAAAAGTTTTGCATAAACTCTTTTACTAATTAAttcaaagtttatatatataaaaactcaTGAGCTCACTAATTATATTTTGGGGTAACTACTTTTTCCCTCATCAACTATCACTCATTGTCAATTTCCCCACATGAATTGCCAACTTTACTGttcgaccctatcaaactactattttctttgcaaaatcttcattccgtcagtcaaactcgttaaattggatgaaatattctcttttagccGTTAAATCTCATTAACAGACAGAAAGactcccaaataaaaaattcaaaaaaatataaatgtataaaatttataaattaattttttaaaaaaaatatattaagggtatatatatatttgtttaattttaaggatattatatgtaatttttgtttataaagttagggtatttaggtcatttcaattttttgaacgagtttgattgacggaaggggggttttgggaagaaaatggtaaTATGATAGGGACGAATAGTAAGGTTGGCAGTTCATGGAAGAAAATTGACAATACGTGATAGTTGAtggaaaaaaatgtaattaccccttATATTTTACTAGATAATTATTCATTACCCAACCATAAAACCAAGGAGAAACAATTGTAATaaagattttaataaaaaaatattataaaattttaaaatagtatttttaaaatgtgaaGAGTATACAAGGTGTAACAATAAAGAATCAATATAATGGCAAAAAGTGATGAAATAAACAAATTCATTCAATTTTatcaatatataaaattgaatgaTTTTCAACAAACCAGAATATGAGCTTACGATTTTCAACTTGCGTAATAAGTAATCTTCATGGTGAACCCACAAGTGTTAATGATTATAGAAATCGTGATTAAATTGTTTACAAAGTTACCTGGAGGCATCGCTGGAGGCCCTCAAACATTACAAAATCTCTTTCAAAGGAGTTTAAATTTGTTTACTTTTAGGCCCTCATGGGCCTCAACCATGATAAGGTTTACTTTAAAATTATCATCGTATCTAAACCCACGATTAAACAAAATTTCTCCTCTTCTACTTCTGGTACAGAGGAGAGTGTTTGCCaaccctttctcttttctttcttcttaaaaaacgaaaaaaaaaaaaaaaaaaaaattaataaacaatttttttcacaaaacacttaaaaaaaaaaaaattcaaaactttatttacctttatatcacattaaaatactttttcaacaaaaacacaaaatacacGTCATAGGAGAACCACCCTACACAAATTTAGAGGATGAGAAAGTGATAATGAGATGACTAATAAAATTACTCTATCAAACAACACCAAGCTTTCTTTGACTAACTTTTGACAAGCCACGGTTTTAGGGAGAGCTTTCAAAATTtcggtagtttttttttttttttttggttcctttttcattttaattttattttaatttttgaattttcttgggAGCGAGTTGCTACCATGTgcattggagagagagagagggagagggagagacctGCCAAAATATTCCAAGCAATTTTTGCAGTGCTAATCTTTTTAATTCTAGAAAATGCGTCTATTCCACATGAAATCTGGATAACATGTAAGGCCGTGCCATTCTTCTTGCTCCAAGCCTTACAAGCAACTTCATCGACTTTTTGCCTAGGAGGTTTGTTGTTTTCTTCAACTATGTCCCAAAGATCATGGGCCGTCAAATAGTCTTTTACTTGAACACTCCAATCCACATAATTATATTCCTCAAGAACCTGAATAACATCTGCACTCAAAGCCATTTTGTTTGAGTATGTATGTGCattaatgagagagagagagagagagagagagagagagagacacctGAGTTAGTATTTTTAGGGAGGTACTTTTTTTCCAAAGTATTCCATGCAACTTTTGCAGAGCTAATATCCCTAATCTCAAATAATGTGTCCAGATCGCATGAATTCTGGATCACATGTAAAGCCATAGAATTCCTCCAAGCATGGACAGTGGTGTAATCATCTTCTTGGTAAAGAGGGTTGGTGGTTTCTTCAACTATGTCCCAAAGATCATGGGCCATCAAATGGTCTTTTACTTGAACACTCCACTCCACATAATTATCTGTGTCAATAACTTGTAGAACAACTGCATCCAAAGTCGTCTTTGTTTGAGCATGCATGTgcatttaagagagagagagagagagagagagagagagacttgagCTAGTACCTTTAGGGAGGTATTTTTTTGCTAAAGTATTCCATGCATCTTTAGCGAAACTGATCTCACTAATCTCAAAAAATGTGTTCTGCTGGCATGAATTCTTGATCACACGTAAAGCCATGGAATTCTTGTCGTTCCAAGCATTGAAAGcagcttcatcatcttcttccttaGGAGGTTTGGCAGTTGCTTCAATTGTGTCCCAAAGATCTTTAGCCACCAAATAGGTTTGTACTTGAATACTCCAATCCACATAATTATATGATCCCTCAAGATATTTAAGAACAGCTGCACCTAACGCATCCCTTACTTCCATATTTAATCTGCCGGTACGTATATCCAAATGGTGTTAGGATCTAATGAAAGACAATAAGAGGAAGATTGatgataaaatatttgttgGAAAATACCCACTCCAAACCGTTACATAAAATGTCCTTATGGGTGAAAAGACATATTTCTGATATATATCGCAGTTCCCTTTTTAAGCTTAACCCAAATTCTGGGgcaaagaaaattaataaatatagaGTACAAATGGAAAATAAAGGGGAGCCATTATGTTTGCCTCTCGGACAAGAatcactttttctttaagaGTTTGCTTGCGTCGGAGACCAGATAaccaaaagcattttttttttttcctttctataaGTAATTAACTTAAGTACTACTCAAGATtagtgaaaattttttatatcacGTTTGAATGAGATATTTAAGTTCAAAGTATAAATGAAAgtaatcaattttaaaattaacattatattttttttcttaaaagggTCAAGAAAAATAgttactttaaaaatttgataaaaatttaagcATCTAAAACTCTAGGTTCTAATTCTATATGAAAACAAATCCTACAAACATAAACATTCTCATGGAAATTAACATCATTAATGTTCACATTTTCATCACTACTTTTGTTGCTCTTCTAAAAATAGtggattttttaattattttctcctTACTCACCTGGTAAACCAAAAACCATACAATGAGATACTTTTTAATTCTACAAAAGCAAAATTACgccaatcaaatcaaattttcttATTTACAGACAAGACAGATAAGACACGTTCTCCTTTCTCTCTTATTTACATACAAACAAGAAGCCAGCCACTTCCCATTCCTTCTCCAGCAAAAAATATTATGCTTGATGTGAAATTTCAAGAGGAAACTTGAGAGCAAGAAATTTGAAGGAACCGAATGGATTTGAggtacttctctctctctctctctcattgagTAAAGTGGGTTGTTTATTATCCTCTTTACACATATCGATCCTTTTGCTCCAAGACAAAGCAAAAGCACACAAACCCTCTTTCCTCCTTCCAGATCCATTCGGTCCCATAAGCACACAAAGTGGATTTCTTGCTCTAAAGTTTCCTCTTGAAATTTCACCACTCCCCTAAGCTTAATTTTCCTGCTGGAGAAGTAATTGGAAGTGTCTTGTCTgtaagggaagaagaaaaagacttTTGAGTTTAAAACGACAAGTTTgggttaaaagaaatttgattaaATCTGAGccctcaaatattttaaaagcttCTGTGCTGTAGGGGGACTGGTAGGGAATTCTGATACTAGAAACACATgattttgcccaaaaaaaaaaaaaaaaaagacataagaGTGATTTATGTTTCCCTTGGTAACCTAGGAAAACCAACCGTCATATGCCTACAAACACAAcgaatttgtaaaataaaattatattatctCTCCCTTTGGAAACTCTATAACTCCCATATAAAAAAACCAACCGTCCAaaccaaaaaacacaaatcttatttaaggaaaaaaaaaaaacaaaaaaaaaacaaaacaaaactcttATTTTTGAACAATCTTTCACCAGCAAGTTACCAAAATTTATCCATAAAATGAGCTGCAATTTCCTCCGGCAGTTAGGAGGTAAGAGTGGGAAGACTACCTTAGAAGTTCGCCCGATTGATCACCGGCCATCTCAAGCCTCCAATCACTTCGACAATCTCTCCCTGTTACTAGGTAATGAGATGTGATAGACTTCGCTtcctgtttttttctttgagaacGAGAGCGTATGATGAGCTCATTATATAGGGAAGTGCCTTCATAAATCatgttcaattattttttatgtaattttatgtatttataaataaatatttttaattataaatatctGGTGAATCCTGAGCTATAAATAAGAcacttatttattaataaaaataataataaaataatatatattttttaaaatctttttaaagtttttattattttgcaaatGGCATTTCTTTTTCTGCAATGAAACAACAAAACTATCTCCCTTGGTGGGAAGAAGGTTCTATCCAGTCCAAAATAGATTGAAGAATATTAAGTTAATAGATAgaatctctttaaagagatcctgaAGCCATAAATATGACATTTATcccattaataaataataataataaaattatatatatatatatatatatatatatatatatatattaaaaattNNNNNNNNNNNNNNNNNNNNNNNNNNNNNNNNNNNNNNNNNNNNNNNNNNNNNNNNNNNNNNNNNNNNNNNNNNNNNNNNNNNNNNNNNNNNNNNNNNNNNNNNNNNNNNNNNNaatttattttttaatctgaattttttttttttagtagggtAGATGTTCTATTTGTGGTTGtataatttttaagaataaatcttAACTATAAATTGAATATCTTTCAGTCTATTATGGATGGGAGAAGATTTTTTCACCCTTGGTGACAGTTATGGGCTGTGGTCATGATTAATGCTCAACAACCAAGATGGTGACACTTACACGTTAACGGCTATAAACAGGGACACGTCATTTTCAGCTTTAACTGAGTTGGCCAAGTGGCAGGTGAAACACTATCACCAAGTACAAAACGGCTTagaattaaagaagaaaaaaactatcaCCATAATATACttgtaaatttaaataataaatgattGCAACTCGAAcgtataaattttaaaaatattttcgatcatttttttttattaaaaatacctttaattacaaagaaaaaaaaaaaaaaaaaaaaaaaaacccaccggAGAGGTGTTGGAGCTACCTTcaaattccataaaaaaaaaaaatgataatatttttggtagtttataggTTCGAAATTGCGCGTGAGatgtaatttgaaaaaacatgtaaaattaaggtaatagtttgaaggataaaatataatttacattcaaaaaaggtaaaaaacataaaaataaatataaaagggGGGGTGAGAGGGTAAAGTTAATTGAGTTAACCTATTCTTCGTACCTATTTagatttatcatttttattttaaattgttttccaTGTCAACTcactgaaaaaacaaaataaaacatttaaaatattttaatataaaataaaatatgataaatgtaCATGAAAAGTAGCATTTCTTTCATGTAATTATGTGTTACATGTCATGTAATGATATGGGTTATTTTAAAGAATTTGGTGAAGAATTAAACAGTTAAAAGATAAGCATATGTATGAGACAAAAATGTCTAATTcctgttgtgtttgttttttcttgcttttaatgtacttacaaaaaaatatatatatctaattcTGATTAATCATCCATAAAATTAGTTTAAGCAATttggcgtttggtaaaacagaGAATATTAACTTTTGATGCGGtgatttcttgttatttttttccgCAATTGTTAAAATCTCGAGCACTCTTTTAcataaaaaggcaaaaatgtCTGCTTGTCATGTCAATTTTACGGAAACAGTATTCAATAAAGCTCAGCCGCCTTTTTTTACCATTGAAAAGTTGACCTATCTTCTAAAATTATTActcaattaataatattttattaaaacttttaattgtgataatatcttttaaattattaaaatattattaatatctttttaaagttaacaaaaagataaaaatatgcctataaatttttaaataagacaaaaatatcagtataaattaaaaaaagaaaaaaaattgtgtttaaaaaaaattatataaaacgatttttttgctttaatattttttttgaaacgattttttttttaaaagggaaatttttatttaatttctttttaaaaaaaagttgatttaaaaaacgaaaattttaatttttttaaatgaaaattttaaatttttaaaactgaactttttaattttaaaaaaattataaaaacgaaaataaaatacaaacaaaaatttttcttataaaaaaaaagattttttaaaaaaaaaaaaattggccatcccttagatttgatatatatttttttagatataagttttttctaaaagttttagtgtttttttgtttttattttactaagtgTTGTTTCGTCATTAGGGgaaacattgataattttttgtagtttggaaaaacattgtcacaattgaaaatttggaagtgacattgtcaattggagACTAGTTTGAGGAGGAATGTAGACTTTCCCtaaaatttggttaaaaaaattattttttatgttcaaTTTAATTAGCAACTTTTTAAAAGAACTCAACAACAAACGCTTTAGATTTCCGGAAATGCTTCACATCCCAAGACTTTCTTTCCAAAATGCTTCCCAAATGACGTGGCaagcattttttcctttaaaaaaaaaaaaaatgcaattctctcttccTTCCGCTCTCTCCAATCTTCGATCTAGACTATCCATTTTCATCCAACAGTTTGG from Corylus avellana chromosome ca1, CavTom2PMs-1.0 encodes the following:
- the LOC132184012 gene encoding uncharacterized protein LOC132184012 — its product is MAGDQSGELLRLNMEVRDALGAAVLKYLEGSYNYVDWSIQVQTYLVAKDLWDTIEATAKPPKEEDDEAAFNAWNDKNSMALRVIKNSCQQNTFFEISEISFAKDAWNTLAKKYLPKVVLQVIDTDNYVEWSVQVKDHLMAHDLWDIVEETTNPLYQEDDYTTVHAWRNSMALHVIQNSCDLDTLFEIRDISSAKVAWNTLEKKYLPKNTNSDVIQVLEEYNYVDWSVQVKDYLTAHDLWDIVEENNKPPRQKVDEVACKAWSKKNGTALHVIQISCGIDAFSRIKKISTAKIAWNILAEWNRTNVDREAFLKVAQNWKHINIDHEAFKKDFKKVVESGVWNDVEDFLMRHPDSAGLKITKNGKTALHVVVDAGHESIVEKLVVKMSEQELAVKDEYGDTALFKTIYKKNYRMAECMLRKNVSLVSIKNSSDVLPVVKALYWSKKLARYLYSRTPKEDLNPEKGTDGARLCREAIYNQTLDIALDLIEHFPSLAHATDENDCSPLYALITRPFAFPSENRLVFWKRWI